From the genome of Nomia melanderi isolate GNS246 chromosome 14, iyNomMela1, whole genome shotgun sequence, one region includes:
- the LOC116428887 gene encoding uncharacterized protein LOC116428887 isoform X2, with protein sequence MHRFYVFHSLSQFHRNAIAAAALFLAAKVEEQPRKLEHVIKMAHVCLHRDQPPPDIRSEQYLEQAQDLVFNENVLLQTLGFDVAIDHPHTHVVRCCQLVKASKDLAQTSYFMASNSLHLTTMCLQYKPTVVACFCIHLACKWSNWEIPQSTEGKHWFWYVDRSVTSDLLQELTDEFLHIFDKCPSRLKRKIMSISANQSPSINHPSLPNSPFDAEPRKVQSPATTADGGPTFHTNRPHHTEKQEDKKQLASAPSRPPVDYREYREKKERERLGREKASAPTAAAMTHSSDINIHHSHHHKPVCSTNVLNKHPLPPAQKALHHNHHHRPEVKVGQPVPQRHSSNSQAREPNRDPNRQRLQREYNSTGTSSSSSSSSSLHSHSHAVPKEPSSENSLNDSVAHRSDVGALQEPVSHGNMQEKLSNNNHSVHRLSGVESKHQGHDKRMYDPRHKPVEHRKDSEQKPYKYPDPSRVDRQRKSDTLEQRCEEVRKIIEKPLPPPKPTLDAPYAPNAQKPTHHSKYNQLDKLQTSSGAVSVDGKLIAGQSSFTQEKSPTNASSLLSQKSLSSKTVSNQHTAHGVSQILKDTIKNGSSQASSLASLNNLDDPKTEKRPRHDEVDKNSSDIQQSVLQTPPSKHKSLFSPEKVPTPRESHSQRPKSKQKTPPSAAKVPKQERVSDSSIGFNLVSPFASPPGLQQQQQETLPIKRSASDVASSSHKRHRSGSASEGGQPVKVKIEDRPSFEAVKMLGRVPELIQPIRDNPSSNGRASQIANDMKPPELIKPFDLEPTMSRFSGAQHQQALSNQQGLTNGLDTNVVKQETQEFQVKKESYKADVSKKMEHQQIKAEYLSPMKSAQSISALLQEPLAPMPSLLQSMQPFSQSVTQQQISQEQFQQQHLQQQQQQQQQPPPPPPAPLQSQQPPAPQQQQPPQQQSMSHSILLSDHQIPIQNQCLSLPTVSEPVIASTVDISALSVSVQSTTESIISVPTSTTTLTVPAPPAEEKRSDHHRSEKKKKKEKHKHKDKEKSKEKHKHKHKDKDKEKHREKDKEKASDEAVPAVPIKITIPKDKLNLSTESTGTTGGSGLPVDKNKSPQSTSIKIIIPKERLKGADNVSNSPGQSVVQAPLKIKIRTDGISRSSTGASSTTNSSAGVMPEFANESRKRDRGSDMKESPTTSVPPTKKQSQMSSAGYGQHRPGERQNGRHYSSGSNNKVRGGGRGGRQYIGRGPPPAGSAGHYGAPGQRDGYYQQDTYNSNNARNPHHPHPSSARGDPGYSRGGPVNQSQPDSYFFANYPPPIYNPAGYIYDHVMYYPQYQQPYPMYPTGNVIMTPDGAIDTSVPPPSLPPNMRQSQSMIPVPSARQEPKTPPPLPSGPPPSSSPPPPPPPE encoded by the exons ATGCACAGGTTCTACGTATTCCACTCGCTGTCACAGTTTCACAGGAATGCAATTGCAGCTGCGGCACTATTTTTAGCAGCAAAAGTAGAAGAACAACCGCGCAAGTTAGAACATGTTATCAAAATGGCACACGTTTGTCTCCACAGAGATCAGCCCCCACCTGACATCAGGTCTGAG CAATATCTTGAGCAAGCTCAGGACCtggttttcaatgaaaatgtccTACTACAAACATTGGGGTTTGATGTGGCCATTGATCATCCCCATACACATGTTGTTAGGTGTTGTCAACTGGTTAAAG CGAGCAAGGACTTAGCCCAGACTTCATACTTCATGGCATCTAACAG CTTACATTTGACGACGATGTGTCTGCAATACAAGCCAACGGTAGTCGCCTGTTTCTGCATACATCTCGCCTGCAAATGGTCTAATTGGGag atACCACAAAGTACAGAAGGAAAGCATTGGTTCTGGTACGTCGACAGGAGTGTGACTTCTGATCTTCTTCAAGAGCTTACCGACGAATTCCTTCATATATTTGATAAATGCCCCTCGAGATTAAAGAGGAAAATCATGAGCATATCCGCCAATCAAAGTCCAAGCATCAATCATCCTAGTTTACCAAATTCACCTTTC GACGCGGAACCCCGTAAAGTACAGTCTCCTGCGACGACGGCCGATGGTGGACCAACATTCCATACGAATCGACCTCATCACACGGAGAAGCAAGAAGATAAGAAACAACTTGCTTCTGCACCCTCGAGACCTCCAGTCGACTACCGCGAATATCGCGAGAAGAAGGAACGGGAACGTTTGGGAAGAGAGAAAGCATCAGCTCCGACGGCAGCTGCTATGACTCACTCGTCAGATATCAATATTCATCATTCTCATCATCACAAACCTGTATGTAGTACAAACGTGTTGAATAAGCATCCATTGCCGCCTGCACAGAAGGCGCTTCATCATAACCATCACCATAGACCGGAAGTGAAGGTCGGCCAGCCGGTACCGCAAAGACATTCGAGTAATAGCCAAGCTAGGGAACCAAATCGTGATCCTAATAGACAGAGGTTACAAAGAGAATACAATTCTACCGGTACAAGTAgcagtagtagcagtagtagcagCCTTCACTCACATAGCCACGCAGTGCCGAAGGAGCCGAGCTCGGAGAATTCCTTGAACGACTCTGTTGCTCACAGATCTGACGTCGGAGCGTTGCAGGAGCCGGTGTCGCATGGGAACATGCAGGAGAAACttagtaataataatcataGTGTGCATAGATTAAGCGGCGTAGAGAGTAAGCATCAGGGTCACGACAAGAGGATGTATGATCCAAGGCATAAGCCTGTAGAGCATCGAAAAGACAGCGAACAGAAACCATACAAATACCCGGACCCATCGAGAGTGGACCGGCAGAGGAAGTCCGACACTCTAGAGCAGAGGTGCGAGGAGGTGAGGAAGATCATCGAGAAACCTCTACCTCCGCCGAAGCCTACGCTTGACGCACCGTACGCTCCGAACGCGCAGAAACCGACCCATCACAGTAAATACAATCAACTAGACAAACTGCAGACCAGCAGCGGCGCGGTGTCAGTCGATGGCAAACTGATCGCCGGCCAAAGCTCGTTTACGCAAGAAAAGTCGCCGACCAATGCAAGCTCGTTGCTCTCTCAGAAATCGTTGTCCTCGAAAACAGTGTCGAACCAGCACACCGCACATGGTGTGTCGCAGATATTGAAAGACACCATTAAGAACGGCAGTTCCCAGGCGTCGAGTCTGGCGTCTTTGAACAACCTGGACGATCCGAAAACGGAGAAACGGCCGCGGCACGACGAGGTCGACAAGAACTCGTCGGACATCCAGCAAAGTGTGCTGCAAACACCGCCTAGCAAGCACAAGTCCTTATTCAGCCCGGAGAAGGTACCGACGCCTCGTGAATCCCACTCGCAGAGGCCTAAATCTAAACAGAAGACACCGCCGTCGGCGGCTAAAGTTCCTAAGCAAGAGCGTGTATCAGATTCGTCTATAGGTTTTAATTTAGTCTCGCCGTTTGCGAGTCCGCCGGGcttgcagcagcagcagcaggaaACGCTTCCAATTAAACGGTCGGCCAGCGACGTCGCCTCGTCCTCTCATAAAAGGCATCGCTCGGGTAGCGCGAGCGAAGGTGGCCAACCGGTCAAAGTCAAGATAGAGGACAGACCAAGCTTTGAGGCCGTGAAAATGCTCGGCAGGGTGCCGGAATTGATACAGCCGATCAGGGACAATCCATCGTCGAACGGTAGAGCCAGTCAGATCGCAAACGATATGAAGCCACCGGAACTGATCAAGCCGTTCGACTTGGAGCCGACGATGTCACGATTCAGCGGCGCGCAACATCAGCAAGCGTTGTCGAATCAACAAGGCCTGACGAACGGGCTAGACACGAACGTGGTGAAACAAGAGACTCAAGAGTTTCAGGTGAAGAAGGAATCGTATAAGGCTGACGTATCGAAGAAGATGGAGCACCAACAAATTAAAGCGGAATACCTGTCACCGATGAAGTCCGCTCAGAGTATAAGCGCGTTGCTGCAGGAACCGTTGGCGCCGATGCCGTCTCTGCTTCAAAGTATGCAGCCGTTCAGTCAATCAGTGACCCAGCAACAAATCTCTCAGGAGCAGTTCCAACAACAGCACttgcaacaacagcagcaacagcaacaacaaccaccaccgccaccgccagCACCTCTGCAATCGCAACAGCCACCAGCACCGCAACAGCAACAACCACCGCAACAACAGTCCATGTCTCATTCGATCTTGCTATCCGACCATCAAATTCCCATTCAGAATCAATGCTTGTCTTTGCCGACGGTCAGCGAGCCCGTGATAGCTTCGACCGTGGATATAAGCGCTCTCTCCGTTTCAGTGCAGAGCACCACGGAATCGATCATCTCGGTGCCCACGTCGACGACAACGTTGACGGTCCCGGCCCCGCCTGCCGAGGAGAAACGGTCCGACCACCACAGAAgcgaaaagaagaagaagaaggagaagcaCAAGCACAAAGACAAGGAGAAAAGTAAGGAGAAACACAAGCACAAACACAAGGATAAAGACAAAGAGAAACATCGGGAGAAGGACAAGGAGAAGGCGAGCGACGAGGCGGTACCCGCTGTGCCCATCAAAATCACCATCCCTAAAGACAAGCTGAACCTCAGCACAGAGTCGACCGGGACCACTGGTGGTAGCGGGCTGCCGGTCGACAAGAACAAGTCGCCTCAGAGCACCAGCATTAAGATCATTATACCTAAGGAACGACTGAAGGGCGCGGACAACGTGTCAAACTCGCCCGGCCAGTCGGTCGTCCAGGCACCCTTGAAGATCAAGATCCGCACGGATGGAATCTCGCGGAGCTCGACCGGCGCGTCGTCGACAACGAACAGCTCGGCCGGCGTAATGCCGGAGTTCGCGAACGAGAGCCGGAAACGGGATCGCGGCTCGGACATGAAGGAAAGCCCGACGACCAGCGTACCGCCCACGAAGAAGCAATCGCAGATGTCCTCGGCGGGATACGGGCAACACCGGCCGGGCGAACGGCAGAACGGCAGACACTATAGTTCAGGCAGCAATAACAAGGTACGTGGAGGCGGTAGAGGCGGCCGCCAGTATATCGGGCGTGGTCCACCACCAGCAGGATCGGCGGGCCATTACGGTGCTCCCGGCCAGCGCGACGGCTACTATCAACAAGACACCTACAATAGTAACAATGCTCGTAATCCCCATCATCCCCATCCATCGTCCGCTCGCGGCGATCCAGGTTACTCGAGGGGCGGCCCCGTGAACCAATCCCAGCCGGACTCGTATTTCTTTGCCAATTACCCGCCCCCGATCTACAACCCCGCCGGATACATATACGACCACGTGATGTACTATCCGCAGTACCAGCAACCGTACCCGATGTATCCGACGGGGAACGTGATCATGACGCCAGACGGCGCCATCGACACGTCCGTGCCGCCGCCATCCCTACCGCCGAACATGCGACAGAGTCAGAGCATGATCCCAGTCCCGTCTGCTCGGCAGGAACCCAAGACACCACCACCGTTGCCGAGCGGACCGCCCCCTAGTTCCTCCCCACCGCCACCCCCGCCACCGGAATAA
- the LOC116428887 gene encoding uncharacterized protein LOC116428887 isoform X1 gives MAADEKWYFTKEQLTNTPSRRCGIDADRELSYRQQAANFIQDMGQRLVVSQLCINTAIVYMHRFYVFHSLSQFHRNAIAAAALFLAAKVEEQPRKLEHVIKMAHVCLHRDQPPPDIRSEQYLEQAQDLVFNENVLLQTLGFDVAIDHPHTHVVRCCQLVKASKDLAQTSYFMASNSLHLTTMCLQYKPTVVACFCIHLACKWSNWEIPQSTEGKHWFWYVDRSVTSDLLQELTDEFLHIFDKCPSRLKRKIMSISANQSPSINHPSLPNSPFDAEPRKVQSPATTADGGPTFHTNRPHHTEKQEDKKQLASAPSRPPVDYREYREKKERERLGREKASAPTAAAMTHSSDINIHHSHHHKPVCSTNVLNKHPLPPAQKALHHNHHHRPEVKVGQPVPQRHSSNSQAREPNRDPNRQRLQREYNSTGTSSSSSSSSSLHSHSHAVPKEPSSENSLNDSVAHRSDVGALQEPVSHGNMQEKLSNNNHSVHRLSGVESKHQGHDKRMYDPRHKPVEHRKDSEQKPYKYPDPSRVDRQRKSDTLEQRCEEVRKIIEKPLPPPKPTLDAPYAPNAQKPTHHSKYNQLDKLQTSSGAVSVDGKLIAGQSSFTQEKSPTNASSLLSQKSLSSKTVSNQHTAHGVSQILKDTIKNGSSQASSLASLNNLDDPKTEKRPRHDEVDKNSSDIQQSVLQTPPSKHKSLFSPEKVPTPRESHSQRPKSKQKTPPSAAKVPKQERVSDSSIGFNLVSPFASPPGLQQQQQETLPIKRSASDVASSSHKRHRSGSASEGGQPVKVKIEDRPSFEAVKMLGRVPELIQPIRDNPSSNGRASQIANDMKPPELIKPFDLEPTMSRFSGAQHQQALSNQQGLTNGLDTNVVKQETQEFQVKKESYKADVSKKMEHQQIKAEYLSPMKSAQSISALLQEPLAPMPSLLQSMQPFSQSVTQQQISQEQFQQQHLQQQQQQQQQPPPPPPAPLQSQQPPAPQQQQPPQQQSMSHSILLSDHQIPIQNQCLSLPTVSEPVIASTVDISALSVSVQSTTESIISVPTSTTTLTVPAPPAEEKRSDHHRSEKKKKKEKHKHKDKEKSKEKHKHKHKDKDKEKHREKDKEKASDEAVPAVPIKITIPKDKLNLSTESTGTTGGSGLPVDKNKSPQSTSIKIIIPKERLKGADNVSNSPGQSVVQAPLKIKIRTDGISRSSTGASSTTNSSAGVMPEFANESRKRDRGSDMKESPTTSVPPTKKQSQMSSAGYGQHRPGERQNGRHYSSGSNNKVRGGGRGGRQYIGRGPPPAGSAGHYGAPGQRDGYYQQDTYNSNNARNPHHPHPSSARGDPGYSRGGPVNQSQPDSYFFANYPPPIYNPAGYIYDHVMYYPQYQQPYPMYPTGNVIMTPDGAIDTSVPPPSLPPNMRQSQSMIPVPSARQEPKTPPPLPSGPPPSSSPPPPPPPE, from the exons ATGGCGGCTGACGAAAAATGGTACTTTACGAAAGAACAGCTTACAAACACGCCGAGCAGAAGATGCGGCATCGACGCGGATAGGGAACTGAGCTACCGGCAGCAGGCGGCGAATTTCATTCAGGATATGGGACAGCGGCTTGTGGT ATCACAATTATGTATCAACACAGCAATAGTGTACATGCACAGGTTCTACGTATTCCACTCGCTGTCACAGTTTCACAGGAATGCAATTGCAGCTGCGGCACTATTTTTAGCAGCAAAAGTAGAAGAACAACCGCGCAAGTTAGAACATGTTATCAAAATGGCACACGTTTGTCTCCACAGAGATCAGCCCCCACCTGACATCAGGTCTGAG CAATATCTTGAGCAAGCTCAGGACCtggttttcaatgaaaatgtccTACTACAAACATTGGGGTTTGATGTGGCCATTGATCATCCCCATACACATGTTGTTAGGTGTTGTCAACTGGTTAAAG CGAGCAAGGACTTAGCCCAGACTTCATACTTCATGGCATCTAACAG CTTACATTTGACGACGATGTGTCTGCAATACAAGCCAACGGTAGTCGCCTGTTTCTGCATACATCTCGCCTGCAAATGGTCTAATTGGGag atACCACAAAGTACAGAAGGAAAGCATTGGTTCTGGTACGTCGACAGGAGTGTGACTTCTGATCTTCTTCAAGAGCTTACCGACGAATTCCTTCATATATTTGATAAATGCCCCTCGAGATTAAAGAGGAAAATCATGAGCATATCCGCCAATCAAAGTCCAAGCATCAATCATCCTAGTTTACCAAATTCACCTTTC GACGCGGAACCCCGTAAAGTACAGTCTCCTGCGACGACGGCCGATGGTGGACCAACATTCCATACGAATCGACCTCATCACACGGAGAAGCAAGAAGATAAGAAACAACTTGCTTCTGCACCCTCGAGACCTCCAGTCGACTACCGCGAATATCGCGAGAAGAAGGAACGGGAACGTTTGGGAAGAGAGAAAGCATCAGCTCCGACGGCAGCTGCTATGACTCACTCGTCAGATATCAATATTCATCATTCTCATCATCACAAACCTGTATGTAGTACAAACGTGTTGAATAAGCATCCATTGCCGCCTGCACAGAAGGCGCTTCATCATAACCATCACCATAGACCGGAAGTGAAGGTCGGCCAGCCGGTACCGCAAAGACATTCGAGTAATAGCCAAGCTAGGGAACCAAATCGTGATCCTAATAGACAGAGGTTACAAAGAGAATACAATTCTACCGGTACAAGTAgcagtagtagcagtagtagcagCCTTCACTCACATAGCCACGCAGTGCCGAAGGAGCCGAGCTCGGAGAATTCCTTGAACGACTCTGTTGCTCACAGATCTGACGTCGGAGCGTTGCAGGAGCCGGTGTCGCATGGGAACATGCAGGAGAAACttagtaataataatcataGTGTGCATAGATTAAGCGGCGTAGAGAGTAAGCATCAGGGTCACGACAAGAGGATGTATGATCCAAGGCATAAGCCTGTAGAGCATCGAAAAGACAGCGAACAGAAACCATACAAATACCCGGACCCATCGAGAGTGGACCGGCAGAGGAAGTCCGACACTCTAGAGCAGAGGTGCGAGGAGGTGAGGAAGATCATCGAGAAACCTCTACCTCCGCCGAAGCCTACGCTTGACGCACCGTACGCTCCGAACGCGCAGAAACCGACCCATCACAGTAAATACAATCAACTAGACAAACTGCAGACCAGCAGCGGCGCGGTGTCAGTCGATGGCAAACTGATCGCCGGCCAAAGCTCGTTTACGCAAGAAAAGTCGCCGACCAATGCAAGCTCGTTGCTCTCTCAGAAATCGTTGTCCTCGAAAACAGTGTCGAACCAGCACACCGCACATGGTGTGTCGCAGATATTGAAAGACACCATTAAGAACGGCAGTTCCCAGGCGTCGAGTCTGGCGTCTTTGAACAACCTGGACGATCCGAAAACGGAGAAACGGCCGCGGCACGACGAGGTCGACAAGAACTCGTCGGACATCCAGCAAAGTGTGCTGCAAACACCGCCTAGCAAGCACAAGTCCTTATTCAGCCCGGAGAAGGTACCGACGCCTCGTGAATCCCACTCGCAGAGGCCTAAATCTAAACAGAAGACACCGCCGTCGGCGGCTAAAGTTCCTAAGCAAGAGCGTGTATCAGATTCGTCTATAGGTTTTAATTTAGTCTCGCCGTTTGCGAGTCCGCCGGGcttgcagcagcagcagcaggaaACGCTTCCAATTAAACGGTCGGCCAGCGACGTCGCCTCGTCCTCTCATAAAAGGCATCGCTCGGGTAGCGCGAGCGAAGGTGGCCAACCGGTCAAAGTCAAGATAGAGGACAGACCAAGCTTTGAGGCCGTGAAAATGCTCGGCAGGGTGCCGGAATTGATACAGCCGATCAGGGACAATCCATCGTCGAACGGTAGAGCCAGTCAGATCGCAAACGATATGAAGCCACCGGAACTGATCAAGCCGTTCGACTTGGAGCCGACGATGTCACGATTCAGCGGCGCGCAACATCAGCAAGCGTTGTCGAATCAACAAGGCCTGACGAACGGGCTAGACACGAACGTGGTGAAACAAGAGACTCAAGAGTTTCAGGTGAAGAAGGAATCGTATAAGGCTGACGTATCGAAGAAGATGGAGCACCAACAAATTAAAGCGGAATACCTGTCACCGATGAAGTCCGCTCAGAGTATAAGCGCGTTGCTGCAGGAACCGTTGGCGCCGATGCCGTCTCTGCTTCAAAGTATGCAGCCGTTCAGTCAATCAGTGACCCAGCAACAAATCTCTCAGGAGCAGTTCCAACAACAGCACttgcaacaacagcagcaacagcaacaacaaccaccaccgccaccgccagCACCTCTGCAATCGCAACAGCCACCAGCACCGCAACAGCAACAACCACCGCAACAACAGTCCATGTCTCATTCGATCTTGCTATCCGACCATCAAATTCCCATTCAGAATCAATGCTTGTCTTTGCCGACGGTCAGCGAGCCCGTGATAGCTTCGACCGTGGATATAAGCGCTCTCTCCGTTTCAGTGCAGAGCACCACGGAATCGATCATCTCGGTGCCCACGTCGACGACAACGTTGACGGTCCCGGCCCCGCCTGCCGAGGAGAAACGGTCCGACCACCACAGAAgcgaaaagaagaagaagaaggagaagcaCAAGCACAAAGACAAGGAGAAAAGTAAGGAGAAACACAAGCACAAACACAAGGATAAAGACAAAGAGAAACATCGGGAGAAGGACAAGGAGAAGGCGAGCGACGAGGCGGTACCCGCTGTGCCCATCAAAATCACCATCCCTAAAGACAAGCTGAACCTCAGCACAGAGTCGACCGGGACCACTGGTGGTAGCGGGCTGCCGGTCGACAAGAACAAGTCGCCTCAGAGCACCAGCATTAAGATCATTATACCTAAGGAACGACTGAAGGGCGCGGACAACGTGTCAAACTCGCCCGGCCAGTCGGTCGTCCAGGCACCCTTGAAGATCAAGATCCGCACGGATGGAATCTCGCGGAGCTCGACCGGCGCGTCGTCGACAACGAACAGCTCGGCCGGCGTAATGCCGGAGTTCGCGAACGAGAGCCGGAAACGGGATCGCGGCTCGGACATGAAGGAAAGCCCGACGACCAGCGTACCGCCCACGAAGAAGCAATCGCAGATGTCCTCGGCGGGATACGGGCAACACCGGCCGGGCGAACGGCAGAACGGCAGACACTATAGTTCAGGCAGCAATAACAAGGTACGTGGAGGCGGTAGAGGCGGCCGCCAGTATATCGGGCGTGGTCCACCACCAGCAGGATCGGCGGGCCATTACGGTGCTCCCGGCCAGCGCGACGGCTACTATCAACAAGACACCTACAATAGTAACAATGCTCGTAATCCCCATCATCCCCATCCATCGTCCGCTCGCGGCGATCCAGGTTACTCGAGGGGCGGCCCCGTGAACCAATCCCAGCCGGACTCGTATTTCTTTGCCAATTACCCGCCCCCGATCTACAACCCCGCCGGATACATATACGACCACGTGATGTACTATCCGCAGTACCAGCAACCGTACCCGATGTATCCGACGGGGAACGTGATCATGACGCCAGACGGCGCCATCGACACGTCCGTGCCGCCGCCATCCCTACCGCCGAACATGCGACAGAGTCAGAGCATGATCCCAGTCCCGTCTGCTCGGCAGGAACCCAAGACACCACCACCGTTGCCGAGCGGACCGCCCCCTAGTTCCTCCCCACCGCCACCCCCGCCACCGGAATAA